The proteins below come from a single Rosa rugosa chromosome 2, drRosRugo1.1, whole genome shotgun sequence genomic window:
- the LOC133730263 gene encoding uncharacterized protein LOC133730263: protein MDRQRGHDVRRRGGGIGGRRERTRPLEEVYLSDAESSFDVQPTPPVVEVVDAVRLAKLVKEIKQLGATPFEGGVDHWAADQWLENMMSCFEMVICTETEKWKIAAYLLQGDARIWWAGQRNTVNMAALTWNGFVELFQDMYFPDAVREQIELDFISLEQGTMTVREYETRFTQLYKFVPQLDARALAKKFLRGLTYRIREILYPLRLATKGEIFASAMAHEQATNMRVSERGIMRESLGKGKAIVGSSGSRDHRGGSWKRQRTHFHPQTPARITYQHQTPARAAPAPLRAVPVRQVAPAAPVKCYNCGERGHTSKVCTKAQTRLCFRCGQLGHFSKECTRPQGAGQGTQQRHLPPAPARVFAIGQRGTGVEGTLSIYNYLARVLFDTGASHSFISSSVVDVLGLISMPFTRSLCVTSPLGVSLELRY, encoded by the coding sequence ACAGCCTACTCCACCTGTTGTGGAAGTAGTGGATGCCGTTCGCTTAGCCAAACTGGTTAAGGAGATCAAACAGTTAGGTGCAACCCCATTTGAAGGGGGAGTTGATCATTGGGCAGCTGATCAGTGGCTTGAGAATATGATGAGTTGTTTCGAGATGGTGATTTGCACCGAAACTGAGAAGTGGAAGATTGCTGCTTATCTTCTTCAGGGTGATGCCAGGATATGGTGGGCTGGTCAGCGGAATACAGTGAATATGGCTGCGCTGACTTGGAATGGTTTTGTGGAACTATTCCAGGACATGTACTTCCCTGATGCAGTGAGGGAGCAGATCGAGTTAGATTTCATTTCCCTGGAACAGGGGACTATGACGGTGAGAGAGTATGAAACACGGTTCACTCAGTTATACAAGTTCGTTCCCCAGTTGGATGCCCGAGCCTTGGCTAAAAAGTTTCTGAGGGGACTGACTTACAGGATTAGGGAGATACTGTATCCCCTTCGGTTAGCCACTAAAGGAGAGATCTTTGCTAGTGCCATGGCCCATGAGCAGGCAACCAACATGCGTGTAAGTGAACGAGGGATTATGAGAGAATCCTTGGGGAAAGGGAAGGCGATTGTGGGGAGCAGTGGTTCCAGGGATCATAGAGGTGGGTCGTGGAAGCGACAGAGGACTCATTTCCATCCACAAACCCCTGCTCGGATAACCTATCAGCACCAGACTCCAGCCAGGGCAGCACCGGCCCCACTTAGGGCTGTACCTGTGAGGCAAGTAGCACCAGCTGCACCGGTGAAATGTTACAACTGTGGCGAACGGGGCCATACCTCTAAAGTGTGTACGAAGGCGCAAACCAGACTATGCTTTAGATGTGGCCAGCTGGGACATTTTTCTAAGGAGTGTACTCGACCTCAGGGTGCAGGACAGGGTACTCAACAGAGACATTTGCCTCCAGCACCTGCTAGAGTTTTCGCCATTGGTCAGAGAGGCACTGGGgtggaaggtaccttatctaTCTATAACTATCTTGCTAGAGTACTGTTTGATACGGGAGCCTCCCACTCCTTTATATCTAGTTCAGTTGTGGATGTGTTAGGTTTGATTTCTATGCCTTTTACTAGATCGCTATGTGTTACATCACCTCTCGGTGTGTCTCTTGAGCTTAGGTATTAA